The window gAATCTGAGCGAGGTGGCGATGGCCGCCAGCAGCCGTATGGTGTGCAGGGTTGCTTTTGGTAAAAGATACGAGGAGGGCGGGCCGGGGATGAAGAGATTCTATCAGATTCTGAAAGGATTCGACAGCCTCACCACTTCTTTCTTTGTGTCTGATTACTTTCCTGCTTTGAGTTTCGTTGATAAGTTCAGTGGCAGAATGAATAGTGTGGATGCGGTGTGTAAGGTCATGGATTCGTTCTATCAAGAGCTCATCGATGAGCACCGCGAATCGAGGAGGATGGAAGAGGAGGAAGACATGCTTGCTGTGTTGATCAAGCTTAAAGAGGATCACTCTTCTTATAGTGCTCTCACTTGGGATAGCATCAAGGCCCTTCTAATGGTAaccttaatttattaattgcatcattttataaattttgttttcattaattatctctaattttacttttttcttcttttggtttttggactataaaaaaattttaattatggaatAGAATATGATCATAGCTTCAGCAGAGACAGTTCCAGCTGCAACGATCTGGACAATGACAGCTCTGATGAAAGCACCAAAAGCACTGGAAAAGTTGCAAAAGGAAATGAGAAGTTTGGTAGGAGAAAAGGGGAGAGTAGAAGAAGATGATCTGCCAAAACTTCCATATCTAAAAGCAGTAATAAATGAGAGTTTGAGGTTATACCCACCGGCCCCGCTGCTTATACCAAGAGAAACGATGGATGTATGTCGTCTTGATGGCTATGAAATCGGCCCCAAAACAATGGTTTATGTCAACGCGTATGCTGTAGGTAGAGATCCCGAGTACTGGGAAAATCCAGATGAGTTCATTCCGGAGAGATTCTTGAATAGTAGTATTGACCCGAAGGGGCAAGATTTCGGGCTCATTCCATTTGGGTCGGGCAGAAGAATGTGCCCTGGCATGTCTATGGGATATTTGACAACTCAGCTTTTGGTTGCAAATTTAGTGTATAGTTTTGATTGGGAATTGCCTAGAGGAATTCATGCACAAGACTTGGATATAAATCCAACGAATGGAATCGCAGTGCATAGGAAAAATGCCCTTCTACTTGTGCCTAAGAGTTATGCTGcttagtgtgtgtgtgtgtgtgtgtgatcttctattttacaaatagtattaataaaaGGGCAGCAGATTATCATGGTAAATGGTGGCATTAAGTTTATTACTACGATTCTACAATAATTACGAGAATAACATGAAAATATGATGAAAATAGTTGATCGAATATTCCAGCATTTCATCATTgagttaaaattttgaaaataggATGAAAATAGATCGTCTTTATTGGGCGAAGCTCATCATGTATTGTTATAGAAATCGTACCATTCAATGAAATGTTACTTAACACGTGATGGAGAGATTAATCAAGCTATAGTGAGATTCGAACGAAAAAGTGATTCGATATATATTTAAGTTAATCTTTTTTGTCTACGTTGGAAGTGTTGTTTAGCCGGTTTAGTTGCATGTAAATTTGAAGAGTAGGGTACTAGTGTTTGCGatttgagtgaactacaaaaatagtctctggactatgaggttattttataatggtttctggactttaaaaatattaccagcagtccctggactaagggttaatatcaaaaatagTCTTTTTGCAATGTTtcgagacgaaaatgcccttttgaggggttttggagggtttggacaatttggtctttttacacttttaacatttttaatctggtattatttcagttacgtactaatataatttcgtatattaatttgaaaacaatcaaaattactagaaaatttcaacaataatcctatataaatttttagtcaacttgaTAATATTctatcacaagcaattataacaaccgaacagAGGCTAAATAATAtagttcttatttttccatcatgattaatattattttttttacttcttcaattcagttgaatattatattaaataacaaaaattaatagttttaatcaatatttatgtgtccatgaattaatagttttaattaaaaaaaattattgatatttaaaaatcaaaaatttaaaatttaattttataaattaaatctaatattgaaataaagaaacaaagtgaaggaagACAaaggggaagaagaatgataattttgaaataatatcagatttagtaaataactgaaataatatcagatttaaaatgttaaaagtgtaaaaagaccaaattacCCAAACCCCCCAtaacccctcaaaagggcattttcgtctcaaaACAGTGCAAATGAccgtttttgatattaacccttagtctAGGGACtgttggtgatatttttaaagtccagggaccatttaattataaagatACTCCAgtatttttgtcattaattatttaaaatgaatttgcATTATTAATATTCCAGGGACAAGcagattttttatttggaataaaCAACTCATTGGTTTTCTAGTTTTTACCCAATTACTCCCATTcctataaatatgattattataaattcatttttagtaatcagtaacaaaaaaaaacaattttagtataaatatatttaacgGATATTGgtattaaaactaaaaatttagccaaagtttgatatattcgacaaactttaaaattagtttaaaatatcacaaactttacattttatttgttatttctcACGGCAGGTCAATCACTATATCCGACTAACTTACacgtattttttttatcttaaggTATTTTagacgaactttaaaatttggcCAAAATTTGTAGTTTTAATACCAATATCcgttaaatatatttatactgaagttgtttttttttactaattactaaaaatgaatttataataatcatattttgtaGGAATGCGAGTGATTGGGTAAAAACTAGAAAACCAATGAGTTGTTTGTTCCTAATCAAAATCTGCTTGTCCctgaaatattaataatgcaaattcatttttaataattaatgacaaaaataGTGGAGTatctttataattaaatattgtatatttgaatttcagAGAATGAATCGGTGAGGTGGGCCATGGGGAAACGGTGTTTGAATAATGAATAAAGCAAATTATGTTGAAAGGCTTATTGTTTGCGTTTTAACAACAGCATGGTGTGCTGTGAATTACTCCAAAGCAGAGTGCTCCCGCCCTCAGTGATAGTGGATAgtgaatttatattattaaattgatatatttttttaaaaataaaatgtatatatttttatgtgatagatgaaaataaaaagtacatatatatatttttatggtaggagggagtataaaaaactaaaaaagttATGGCTCGACTCAGTGGCCCATCACAGAAGGCCCAATAAAATAAGGTCTCATTCGACCTAGTTGCTAAATTGGTAGCTTTAAGCCCATGTTAGTTAAGAACTCGCTGCTAATTTTATGttagtatcattttaaagtgacattaaaatgttttatggagtatagCTGGCGGACAGACATGGCATTCGTATGCTGGAGAACGGAGATAGCTTACCACTCCAATGTAAAGCAAAATTGTGATCTGTTTGTGGGCTTTGATTTAACTGTGAACGTCATGTGCATTAAGAAGGTAACTTTGATGTCGACTACTTATCACACTATGCATACACGTTTCATCGAGGCGTCCGCGTTCTAGATACCTCTCCGTCAGATATTAAAATCTGCCTTTGCATGATAGAGTTGGTGTCTCTTATTATcgttaatttttgttttttgagaattttggattGTTACCGCTTTTacttccaaaaaaaatgttatgcGTAACATAGtctcaattaaattaaatatcatattaGCAATCATGTTAATGAAATTCATGATCAAAAGATATGATAGTTTGCTTCGATATTAAATGCAAATCGTAGCCAAACCTAGAAATTCTGTTTTCTTATtgctataataatattatattgaaattaacaAATTGTCTCAGTTTATGAATATTgaacttttaaattattttgtccATAAATTTCAGTTGTctttctataaaataaataatgttttggATCGATCAAGCAGACAACAAATTAGCAATGCAATTATACACAAGAAATAATGCTAAATAATACCAATAATTGAACCTGGTCGAATATTAGTAAATACTTTGGAGTTTGAACCCTACCTTTAGTacttagtaaataaatttatcgTTGGTTGTATTTGATATTGTAATTATTGAAATCGATTATTGTCCGGAAATATTAGGCCAACTCATTAATATTGGTATCGtaaagattattttataatcgGTTCCAAGACGAGActgtaattttgattgttaCTCCATATACTACTGGATTTATTTGCGTATAGAGTATTCTTTACGGGTAATTtctattgtatatatatatatcagaATATACGCCAAATTACGGGTACTAGATAAAAGGTTAAAATAATGCTAGCAAATGGAGTAGCAATTAAGAATGAGATAAATACATTTTCGAGGGATAGTATTCATAGCACCTCCGCCATAGTGGATGGCTTGATGCTTTAACGGCAAcgacatttttttcaaaaataggaGGTAATTGAGGTCAAACAAATCAGTCTTTGTCTAAAAGTAATAGATCTTACTTTCGGTGGGAAGTTAATTTGCATTAAagaatcctatttttataatacaatTAGTGTTACAAAATTTTCAAGCAATTAACTTTAACAGTACGTTCATATTTATGAGGCGAGATGTAACGTGCATTGATCAAATCATTAAAAATGTGTACTActccatttcttttcttttttccaacAATAatgtactagtaattaatatagaggatataacaaaaaattaagatattaaatttcttatggTATTAAATTAAGAATCATTAAACAATTTCAAGGGGCtaagatgaaaattttctgCAACCGACATATGCTAAATTCGATAGTTGAGACATCTTAacatatgtgattttttttcatgtatcAAACATGCTCACACTAATGAACATGGTGAGAGGCAAAACAGTTGAGAAACAGATCAATTGAACAACTAAAAAAGGGCAACAGGAGCTAGAAGAAGCTTGCAAAACCTATCCTGACGAGCTACCTCAAACAATAATGagataaaagcaaaaaaaatagcaaaaacaAGACAATTCAATCCAAGGCACACTGGGGCACGACACAACAATAATACCAACAAGACTACAacctaaaaaaaaaggatCCAAGCAGCAATCAACTGCACGAAGGATGGGGACGGCCACAAAATCTGTATGCGTGCAACGAGTCACGAGAAAGTGTACTACTCCGATCGAGGAATAGGGAAGTAGATCAAAGCGGTTAACCtaaatgatatatttaatcttttgataaaaattaCCAACTCAtttaatctcttttattttattcttttgtctCTCCTACACTTATGTCTGTCGTTGAATGTAGAGACGGAGCCAACCACGGACACGACTCGGAGGTTAcatggatttttatttttttttgtatttttaattataattgtaattttttccatccaattgttaataaatacaataaatatttaatttggcCCCCCTATTCTTTAAATCATAGCTCCACCCTAAACGCTTACATTAATGACGTGTACTGGTGATTAATCTggtattaatatatactcgaTTTTTGTTTTCGTCTTGATTTTTATTCAACGAGGTACAATACATGTCAAAGTAACTAGGGTTTGAGATTAGCAAGTATGCATGGCCACCTATGACCACAATTTAATTAACCaaccacaaattaaattatccGCAAATGTAGCTCTAACTGTTCCATTCACTATTCATAACTTATTTCACTATAAATACACTGAAGCAATaataacaactaaatttattgATCACAACAATATTCATTCATATCACCATGAAAGTCTCACATGCAGGGCCAACACCACTCCTATGGCTGCCCTTCCTCCTCCTGCTCGCCGCCACAGCCGCGGCCAAAGTTCCAGCGATCGTCGTCTTTGGTGACTCGTCCGTAGACGCCGGGAACAACAACCAGATCCCGACGATCGCCCGGAGCAATTTCCTCCCCTACGGCCGTGACTTCTCGGGTGGAAAGGCCACCGGGAGGTTTTCGAACGGGCGAATCGCCACCGACTTCATATCGGAGGCGTTCGGGCTCCGACCGGCGGTGCCGGCCTACTTGGATCCAGCTTATAACATTTCTGATTTTGCTGTGGGGGTCACGTTTGCTTCTGCTGGCACTGGATATGATAATGCAACTTCTGATGTACTAGTAAGTCAATCTCATAACTTTCAAAAGTAGcgaattaaatcataaattttttgattaaaattcacaatgatttaattttattgatcttCAGGGAGTTATTCCTGCGTGGAGGGAGTTGGAATACTACAAAGACTACCAAAAGAGATTAAGAGCCTATCTTGGTGATGGGAAGGCCATATATACTATCTCTAATTCATTGTACATAATAAGTATGGGAACAAATGATTTTTTGGAAAACTATTTCGCCTTTAATTCGCAGCGACGGAGTCAATATTCGATCGATGCATATCAGCATTATCTCATTGGACTAGCCCGAAATTTCGTAGTTAACCTACATGGCCTTGGGGCCCGTAAAATCAGCATCGGGGGTCTTCCCCCGATGGGCTGCATGCCCTTAGAGAGGGCCCAAAACCTAGCAAATGGGAATGGATGCATGGAGACGTATAACGTAGTGGCCAGGAGCTTCAACGATAAACTCTACAATTTAACCAGAGTGTTAAATAGGGAAATACCTGGCCTCAAATTGGTCTTCTCCAATCCCTACTACGTTCTTCTACAATTAATCCAAAAGCCATCCTCTTATGGTAAGAGTTCTTAGTATTaattactcacattttatgaTTATACCACATGATCGATCGGGCTTGTTCACTGTCCGATGTGTCCGTATACTTATATGCCTGTGGTTTTTGTACAGGGTTTCAAGAATCACAGAGGGCGTGTTGTGCCACGGGGATGTTCGAGATGGGGTATGCCTGCCAGCGCAGTCTCCTCACGTGCACTGATGCAAATACATACGTATTCTGGGACGCGTTCCACCCGTCTGAGCATACGAATAAATTGATCGCGGATCATGTTATCAAGACTGCCTTGTACAAGTTCCTTTGACATATGAGTATAGACAGAATCATATATTCATGTGTTTGTCGGGCTGTGTCTGAGTTATCTCTGACTGAAGAGAAATACAATTTTG is drawn from Salvia hispanica cultivar TCC Black 2014 chromosome 6, UniMelb_Shisp_WGS_1.0, whole genome shotgun sequence and contains these coding sequences:
- the LOC125196919 gene encoding 6,7,8-trihydroxycoumarin synthase-like encodes the protein MILVLSITLPIFLIFYILHKTPTRAKTTLPPGPPPLPLIGNLHQLGTAADPHIYLHQLSKKYGPIIHMKLGSVPVLVIYSAKLAKQVLKTQDLAFCSRPKLLGTQKLSYYRSDLAFTPYNEDWREMKKITHIHLVSNKRIQSFRPIREEEISRMITNILSASSSSLNLSEVAMAASSRMVCRVAFGKRYEEGGPGMKRFYQILKGFDSLTTSFFVSDYFPALSFVDKFSGRMNSVDAVCKVMDSFYQELIDEHRESRRMEEEEDMLAVLIKLKEDHSSYSALTWDSIKALLMNMIIASAETVPAATIWTMTALMKAPKALEKLQKEMRSLVGEKGRVEEDDLPKLPYLKAVINESLRLYPPAPLLIPRETMDVCRLDGYEIGPKTMVYVNAYAVGRDPEYWENPDEFIPERFLNSSIDPKGQDFGLIPFGSGRRMCPGMSMGYLTTQLLVANLVYSFDWELPRGIHAQDLDINPTNGIAVHRKNALLLVPKSYAA
- the LOC125196163 gene encoding GDSL esterase/lipase At2g04570-like; this encodes MKVSHAGPTPLLWLPFLLLLAATAAAKVPAIVVFGDSSVDAGNNNQIPTIARSNFLPYGRDFSGGKATGRFSNGRIATDFISEAFGLRPAVPAYLDPAYNISDFAVGVTFASAGTGYDNATSDVLGVIPAWRELEYYKDYQKRLRAYLGDGKAIYTISNSLYIISMGTNDFLENYFAFNSQRRSQYSIDAYQHYLIGLARNFVVNLHGLGARKISIGGLPPMGCMPLERAQNLANGNGCMETYNVVARSFNDKLYNLTRVLNREIPGLKLVFSNPYYVLLQLIQKPSSYGFQESQRACCATGMFEMGYACQRSLLTCTDANTYVFWDAFHPSEHTNKLIADHVIKTALYKFL